The Bordetella sp. FB-8 genome includes a window with the following:
- a CDS encoding MFS transporter gives MAAQYAPAPLAPASLADGAVGTMAGGRAPGAESGRKIEHGTAQFVLANVALFAAGLATFALLYCVQPLLPLFSQDFHISATQASLSLSLTTGLLAVSLLVAGPISEAWGRKPMMATSLLLSAVLALASAQLHSWGTFLAARALMGVAMSGLPAVAMAYVGEEMHPRTLGLAMGLYVGGSGLGGMSGRLLVGVMTDFWGWRTALTVMGLVGIACGAIFWRCLPDSRNFVRSPLSFKTLSRTYATHLRDGVLPWLFAEGLIVTGGFVTIYNYIGYRLVAPPFSLNQTEIGLIFVVYLFGIANSAFMGSLSTRFGRHRLLPFTFGLMLLGILLTCGGSLRMIVAGIAVLTVGFFGAHSMVSAWVGARAKVGKAQASSLYLFAYYMGSSVMGSLGGLFWTWGGWPGVAAMTGLLVAAGIAVAGMLGRLPALQPEKA, from the coding sequence ATGGCTGCGCAATATGCCCCGGCGCCCCTGGCGCCCGCTTCCCTAGCCGACGGGGCGGTCGGCACGATGGCCGGCGGCCGCGCGCCGGGCGCGGAGTCCGGCCGCAAGATCGAACACGGCACGGCACAGTTTGTGCTCGCCAATGTCGCTTTGTTCGCGGCAGGCCTGGCGACGTTCGCGTTGCTGTATTGCGTGCAGCCGCTATTGCCGCTTTTTTCGCAGGATTTCCACATCAGCGCGACGCAGGCCAGCCTGTCGTTGTCGCTGACGACGGGCTTGCTGGCCGTGTCGCTGCTGGTGGCCGGGCCCATTTCAGAGGCCTGGGGCCGCAAGCCGATGATGGCGACCTCGCTGCTGCTATCGGCCGTGCTGGCCCTGGCGAGCGCGCAATTGCACAGCTGGGGGACGTTCCTGGCCGCGCGGGCGCTGATGGGCGTGGCCATGAGCGGCTTGCCGGCCGTGGCGATGGCCTATGTGGGCGAGGAAATGCACCCGCGCACTCTGGGCCTGGCGATGGGCCTGTATGTGGGCGGGTCGGGACTGGGGGGCATGTCCGGCCGTCTGCTGGTCGGGGTGATGACCGATTTCTGGGGCTGGCGCACGGCGCTGACGGTGATGGGCCTGGTGGGTATCGCGTGCGGTGCGATCTTCTGGCGCTGCCTGCCGGATTCGCGCAATTTCGTGCGCAGCCCCCTGAGCTTTAAAACGTTGTCCAGAACCTATGCCACGCACCTGCGCGACGGCGTGCTGCCCTGGCTGTTTGCCGAAGGACTCATCGTGACGGGCGGGTTCGTGACCATTTACAACTACATCGGCTATCGGCTGGTGGCGCCGCCGTTTTCCCTCAATCAGACGGAAATCGGCCTGATTTTCGTCGTGTATCTGTTCGGGATCGCCAACTCGGCTTTCATGGGATCGCTCTCTACGCGTTTCGGGCGGCATCGGCTGCTGCCGTTCACCTTCGGTTTGATGCTGTTGGGGATCCTGCTGACCTGCGGCGGATCGCTGCGGATGATCGTGGCCGGCATCGCGGTGCTGACGGTGGGCTTCTTCGGCGCGCACTCCATGGTCAGCGCCTGGGTGGGCGCGCGGGCCAAAGTGGGCAAGGCGCAGGCCTCGTCCTTGTATCTGTTCGCCTACTACATGGGGTCCAGCGTGATGGGTTCGCTGGGTGGCCTGTTCTGGACCTGGGGCGGCTGGCCCGGGGTGGCGGCGATGACGGGGTTGCTGGTCGCGGCCGGCATCGCGGTCGCGGGGATGCTCGGCAGGCTGCCCGCGCTGCAGCCCGAAAAAGCCTGA
- the metG gene encoding methionine--tRNA ligase codes for MTSRTLFVTTALPYANGSFHIGHIMEYIQADIWVRAMRMAGHTVHFVGADDAHGAPIMLKAEKEGITPQQLVARYAAERPQYLDGFHVKFDHWHSTDTPENTALSQDIYRALKAQDLIATRDIEQFYDPVKGMYLADRYIKGECPKCHAKDQYGDSCEVCGAAYAPTDLINPYSALTGATPVLKSSEHFFFKLSDPRCVQFLREWTAGSNAQGTPHLQSEMLGKTREWVGAQGGESSLGDWDISREAPYFGIEIPDAPGKYFYVWLDAPVGYLASLKAYCALKGLDFDALLDPNGTTEQVHFIGKDIIYFHALFWPAMLKFAGRKTPDAVNVHGFITVSGEKMSKSRGTGISPLRYLEIGMNAEWLRYYLAAKLNAKVEDLDFNPEDFIARVNSDLVGKYINIASRAANFITKYFDGALAYLDTAQGDTAALSAEYAAAAEAARAAFEAREYNRAIREIMAIADRINQAFDAAQPWVLAKDWANADAARRAQLQDICSRALAGFKALSVMLAPVLPELSRRVARELFGNAADFVWSDAGKLPQTVAPFKHLMQRVEPKMLDDLFEPPEEGPQAAPDAPATVPGGESLAETIAIDDFAKVDLRIAKIVNCEHVEGSTKLLRLTLDVGEGRHRNVFSGIKSAYEPADLIGKLTVMVANLAPRKMKFGVSEGMVLAASHADEAANPGIYVLEPFPGAEPGMRVR; via the coding sequence ATGACGTCCCGCACGCTATTCGTCACCACCGCCCTCCCGTACGCCAACGGCTCCTTCCACATCGGCCACATCATGGAATACATCCAGGCCGACATCTGGGTGCGGGCCATGCGCATGGCCGGGCATACGGTGCACTTCGTGGGCGCCGACGATGCGCACGGCGCGCCCATCATGCTCAAGGCCGAGAAGGAAGGCATCACCCCACAACAGCTGGTGGCGCGCTATGCCGCCGAGCGCCCGCAGTACCTGGACGGCTTTCACGTCAAGTTCGACCACTGGCACTCGACCGACACGCCAGAAAACACGGCCCTGTCGCAGGACATCTATCGCGCGCTCAAGGCCCAGGACCTGATCGCCACGCGCGACATCGAGCAGTTCTACGACCCGGTCAAGGGCATGTACCTGGCCGACCGCTACATCAAGGGCGAATGCCCCAAGTGTCACGCCAAGGATCAATACGGCGACTCCTGCGAAGTCTGCGGCGCGGCCTACGCCCCCACCGACCTCATCAACCCGTATTCGGCGCTGACCGGCGCCACGCCGGTGCTCAAGTCGTCCGAGCACTTCTTCTTCAAGCTGTCCGACCCGCGCTGCGTGCAATTCCTGCGCGAATGGACGGCCGGCAGCAACGCCCAGGGCACGCCGCACCTGCAGTCCGAAATGCTCGGCAAGACGCGTGAATGGGTGGGCGCGCAAGGCGGGGAATCGAGCCTGGGCGACTGGGACATCTCGCGCGAGGCGCCCTACTTCGGCATCGAGATCCCCGACGCGCCGGGCAAGTACTTCTATGTGTGGCTAGATGCGCCGGTGGGCTACCTGGCCTCGCTCAAGGCCTATTGCGCGCTCAAGGGTCTGGACTTCGACGCCCTGCTCGACCCGAACGGCACGACCGAGCAAGTGCACTTCATCGGCAAAGACATCATCTATTTCCACGCGCTGTTCTGGCCCGCCATGCTCAAGTTCGCCGGCCGCAAGACGCCCGACGCGGTCAATGTGCACGGCTTCATCACGGTGAGCGGCGAAAAAATGTCCAAGAGCCGCGGCACCGGCATCTCGCCGCTGCGCTACCTGGAAATCGGCATGAACGCCGAATGGCTGCGCTATTACCTGGCCGCCAAGCTCAACGCCAAGGTTGAAGACCTGGACTTCAACCCCGAGGACTTCATCGCCCGCGTCAACAGCGATCTGGTCGGCAAATACATCAACATCGCCAGCCGCGCGGCCAACTTCATCACCAAGTATTTCGACGGCGCGCTGGCGTATCTGGACACTGCGCAGGGCGATACCGCTGCGCTGTCGGCCGAGTACGCCGCCGCTGCCGAGGCCGCCCGCGCGGCCTTCGAGGCGCGCGAGTACAACCGCGCCATCCGCGAGATCATGGCCATCGCCGACCGCATCAACCAGGCTTTCGACGCGGCCCAGCCCTGGGTGTTGGCCAAGGACTGGGCCAACGCCGACGCGGCCCGCCGCGCGCAGTTGCAGGACATCTGCTCGCGCGCCCTGGCCGGCTTCAAGGCCCTGTCGGTGATGCTGGCCCCGGTGCTGCCCGAACTGTCACGCCGCGTGGCGCGCGAGCTGTTCGGCAACGCGGCCGATTTCGTCTGGAGCGATGCCGGCAAGCTGCCGCAGACCGTCGCCCCCTTCAAGCATCTGATGCAGCGCGTGGAGCCCAAGATGCTCGACGACCTGTTCGAACCGCCTGAAGAGGGCCCCCAGGCCGCGCCCGATGCCCCCGCGACGGTGCCCGGCGGCGAGTCGCTGGCCGAGACCATCGCCATCGACGACTTCGCCAAGGTCGACCTGCGTATCGCCAAGATCGTCAACTGCGAACACGTCGAGGGCTCGACCAAGCTGCTGCGCCTGACGCTGGACGTGGGCGAAGGCCGCCACCGCAATGTGTTCTCGGGCATCAAGTCGGCCTATGAGCCTGCCGACCTGATCGGCAAGCTCACCGTGATGGTGGCCAACCTGGCGCCGCGCAAGATGAAGTTCGGCGTCTCCGAAGGCATGGTGCTGGCCGCCAGCCATGCGGACGAAGCCGCCAACCCCGGCATCTACGTGCTCGAACCCTTCCCGGGCGCCGAGCCGGGCATGCGCGTGCGCTGA
- the apbC gene encoding iron-sulfur cluster carrier protein ApbC produces the protein MSITTEQVRAALRAAHDPYSRLPLAASVKDRDIQAGPAGLAVRIELGYPAGYAQAEVAQIARQALAAAGAPEARVTVAWSVGAHAVQATLKPLTAVRNIIAVASGKGGVGKSTTAVNLALALAADGARVGVLDADVYGPSVPLMLGLKDKPVSKDNKSMEPLQAHGIQANSIGLLVDADSPMIWRGPMATQALEQLLRQTNWGGLDYLLIDMPPGTGDIALTLAQKVPVVGAIIVTTPQDIALLDARKGLKMFEKVDVPVLGVVENMAMHICTQCGHVEHIFGEGGGQRMAAQYGVAWLGSLPLALAIREQADSGTPIVAAQPDGEAAGLYRGIARKLAALVAGLPRDMAGKLPDVVVKPA, from the coding sequence ATGAGTATAACGACAGAGCAAGTCCGTGCCGCGCTGCGCGCGGCACATGATCCTTACAGTCGATTGCCGTTGGCCGCATCTGTAAAAGATCGTGACATCCAAGCGGGGCCCGCCGGGCTGGCCGTGCGCATCGAGTTGGGCTACCCGGCCGGCTATGCCCAGGCCGAAGTGGCCCAGATCGCACGCCAGGCGCTGGCCGCGGCCGGCGCGCCCGAGGCCCGGGTGACGGTGGCGTGGTCGGTCGGCGCGCACGCGGTGCAGGCTACGCTCAAGCCGCTGACGGCGGTGCGCAATATCATCGCGGTGGCCTCGGGCAAGGGCGGGGTGGGCAAGAGCACCACGGCCGTGAACCTGGCCCTGGCCCTGGCGGCCGATGGCGCGCGCGTGGGTGTGCTGGACGCCGACGTCTACGGCCCGAGCGTGCCGCTGATGCTCGGCCTGAAGGACAAACCGGTCAGCAAGGACAATAAGTCCATGGAACCCCTGCAGGCCCACGGCATCCAGGCCAACTCCATTGGCCTGCTGGTGGACGCCGATTCGCCCATGATCTGGCGCGGCCCCATGGCCACCCAGGCGCTGGAGCAGCTGCTGCGCCAGACCAACTGGGGCGGCCTGGACTACCTGCTGATCGACATGCCGCCCGGCACGGGCGACATCGCCCTGACTTTGGCGCAGAAGGTGCCGGTGGTGGGCGCCATCATCGTCACCACGCCGCAGGACATCGCGCTGCTCGATGCCCGCAAAGGCCTGAAGATGTTCGAGAAGGTCGACGTGCCGGTGCTGGGTGTGGTCGAGAACATGGCCATGCATATCTGCACCCAGTGCGGCCATGTGGAGCACATTTTCGGCGAAGGCGGTGGCCAGCGCATGGCCGCGCAATACGGCGTGGCCTGGCTGGGCAGCCTGCCGCTGGCCCTGGCCATCCGCGAGCAGGCCGACTCCGGTACGCCCATCGTGGCGGCCCAGCCCGATGGCGAAGCCGCCGGCCTCTACCGCGGCATCGCCCGCAAGCTGGCGGCCCTGGTGGCCGGCCTGCCGCGCGACATGGCGGGCAAGCTGCCGGATGTGGTGGTCAAGCCGGCGTAA
- the dcd gene encoding dCTP deaminase, which translates to MSIKSDRWIRQAAQAGMIEPFEAGQVRCVNGERIVSYGTSSYGYDVRCAKEFKIFTNINSTIVDPKAFDEKSFVDFTGDVCIIPPNSFALARTMEYFRIPRSVLTICLGKSTYARCGIIVNVTPLEPEWEGHVTLEFSNTTPLPAKIYAGEGCAQFLFLESDEVCETSYADRGGKYQGQRGVTLPRT; encoded by the coding sequence ATGAGCATCAAGAGCGACCGTTGGATACGCCAGGCCGCCCAGGCCGGCATGATCGAGCCTTTCGAGGCCGGCCAGGTGCGCTGCGTCAATGGCGAGCGCATCGTCAGCTACGGCACCAGCAGCTACGGTTACGACGTGCGCTGCGCCAAAGAATTCAAGATCTTCACCAACATCAACTCGACCATCGTCGATCCCAAGGCCTTCGATGAGAAGTCCTTCGTGGACTTCACGGGCGATGTCTGCATCATCCCGCCCAATTCGTTCGCCCTGGCGCGCACGATGGAGTATTTCCGCATTCCGCGCAGCGTGCTCACGATCTGCCTGGGCAAGAGCACCTATGCGCGCTGCGGCATCATCGTCAACGTGACCCCGCTCGAGCCGGAATGGGAAGGCCACGTCACGCTCGAGTTCTCCAATACCACGCCGCTGCCGGCCAAGATCTACGCCGGCGAGGGCTGCGCCCAGTTCCTGTTTCTGGAAAGCGACGAGGTCTGCGAGACTTCCTACGCCGATCGCGGCGGCAAGTACCAGGGCCAGCGCGGGGTCACGCTGCCACGCACCTGA